The following are encoded together in the Gasterosteus aculeatus chromosome 7, fGasAcu3.hap1.1, whole genome shotgun sequence genome:
- the acsl6 gene encoding long-chain-fatty-acid--CoA ligase 6 isoform X1, which yields MLAFVLVSGSLWIILELSSTLMEKMQAQEMMSGLRIPDMEDLGQFFRSLPTTTLVGIGALTAVLAYWLATRPRPIQAPCSLLHQSEEVPQEDGGRRSMIGDSSKLLSHYHDDARTMYEVFQRGLHISGDGPCLGSRLPDQPYKWISYKEVTARAEYLGSGLLHQGCRPDPSQFIGVFAQNRPEWIISELACYTYSMVVVPLYDTLGPDAIRFIINTADISTVICDKVDKAQVLLDNVERKETPGLRRIILMDGFESDLVRRGEGCGVLVQAMQEVEALGRDHCRTPVPPAPDDLSIVCFTSGTTGNPKGVMLTHGNVVADFSGFLRVTDKVIFPNKDDCLISFLPLAHMFERLIESVVYCHGGRIGFYQGDIRLLPDDMKALRPTIFPVVPRLLNRMYDKIFSQANTPLKRWLLNFAARRKGAEVSSGIIRSDSVWDKIFFSKIQASLGGRLRMIVTGAAPTSPSVLGFLRAALGCQVYEAYGQTECTAGCTFTTPGDWTPGHVGAPLPCNLIKLVDVPEKNYFASKGEGEVCVKGPNVFKGYLKDPERTAETLDAAGWLHTGDIGKWLPTGTLKIIDRKKHIFKLAQGEYISPEKIENIYIRSEPVAQLYVHGDSLKSCLVGIVVPDPEVMPEWAKKKGIFGTYKDLCKNTELKKAVLEDLVRLGKTSGLHSFEQVKNIYIHSEMFSILNGLLTPTLKAKRPELKEFFKEKIDQLYDSISM from the exons ATGCTCGCCTTCGTTTTGGTCTCTGGGTCGCTGTGGATTATTTTAG AGCTGAGTTCCACCCTGATGGAGAAGATGCAGGCCCAGGAGATGATGAGCGGCCTGAGGATACCAGACATGGAGGACCTGGGGCAGTTCTTCCGCTCCCTGCCGACCACCACGCTGGTGGGCATCGGCGCTCTGACCGCCGTGCTGGCGTACTGGTTGGCCACCAGGCCGCGGCCCATCCAGGCCCCCTGCTCCCTGCTGCACCAGTCCGAGGAGGTCCCG CAGGAGGACGGAGGTCGCCGCTCCATGATTGGCGACAGCTCCAAGCTGCTGAGTCATTACCACGACGACGCCAGGACCATGTACGAGGTCTTCCAGAGGGGCCTCCACATATCTG GGGACGGGCCGTGCCTGGGCTCCCGCCTCCCCGACCAGCCGTACAAATGGATCTCCTACAAAGAG GTGACGGCCCGCGCCGAGTACCTGGGCTCCGGCCTGCTGCATCAGGGCTGCCGGCCCGACCCCTCCCAGTTCATCGGGGTGTTCGCCCAGAACCGGCCCGAG TGGATCATCTCAGAGCTGGCCTGCTACACCTACTCCATGGTGGTGGTTCCGCTGTACGACACGCTGGGCCCCGACGCCATCCGGTTCATCATTAACaccg CCGACATCTCCACGGTCATCTGCGACAAAGTGGACAAAGCCCAGGTGCTCCTGGACAACGTGGAGCGCAAGGAGACGCCCGGCCTGCGACGCATCATCCTGATGGACGGCTTCGAGTCCGACCTCGTGCGGCGCGGCGAGGGCTGCGGCGTCCTGGTGCAGGCCATGCAGGAAGTGGAG GCCCTGGGGAGGGACCACTGCAGAACGCCTGTA CCGCCAGCACCGGACGACCTGTCCATCGTGTGTTTCACCAGTGGGACCACAG ggaacccaaaggGAGTGATGCTGACTCACGGCAACGTGGTGGCAGATTTCTCGGGCTTCCTCAGAGTGACAGAC AAAGTCATTTTTCCCAACAAAGACGACTGTCTCATCTCCTTCCTGCCGCTGGCTCACATGTTCGAGAGGCTCATCGAG tcgGTGGTCTACTGCCACGGGGGACGGATCGGGTTCTATCAGGGCGACATCCGTCTCCTCCCGGACGACATGAAGGCCCTGCGGCCGACCATCTTCCCCGTGGTGCCGCGGCTGCTCAACCGCATGTACGACAAG ATCTTCAGCCAGGCCAACACCCCCCTGAAGCGCTGGCTGCTCAACTTCGCCGCCAGGAGAAAAGGCGCCGAGGTCAGCAGCGGGATCATCCGCAGCGACAGCGTCTGGGACAAAATCTTCTTCAGTAAGATTCAG GCCAGCCTCGGAGGACGACTCCGGATGATTGTAACGGGGGCGGCTCCGACCTCGCCGAGTGTCCTGGGATTTCTCAGAGCAGCTCTGGGATGCcag gtttATGAGGCGTACGGCCAGACAGAGTGCACAGCTGGCTGCACCTTCACCACACCTGGAGACTGGACCCCAG GTCACGTGGGGGCCCCGCTGCCGTGCAACCTCATCAAACTGGTGGATGTTCCTGAGAAGAACTACTTTGCCTccaagggagagggagag GTCTGTGTGAAGGGGCCGAACGTGTTCAAGGGATACCTCAAAGACCCGGAGAGGACGGCCGAGACGCTGGACGCGGCCGGCTGGCTTCACACCGGAGACATCGGCAAATGGCTGCCC ACTGGCACGCTGAAGATCATCGACAGGAAGAAGCACATCTTCAAGCTGGCGCAGGGCGAGTACATCTCCCCCGAGAAGATCGAGAACATCTACATCAGGAGCGAGCCCGTGGCGCAGCTCTACGTCCACGGGGACAGCCTGAAG TCCTGTCTGGTGGGCATCGTGGTCCCCGACCCTGAAGTCATGCCTGAGTGGGCCAAGAAGAAAGGCATCTTCGGCACCTACAAGGACCTCTGTAAAAACACG GAACTGAAGAAGGCCGTCCTGGAAGATCTGGTGCGTCTGGGCAAAACCAGCGGCCTCCACTCGTTTGAGCAG GTGAAGAACATCTACATCCACAGCGAGATGTTCTCCATCCTGAACGGCCTCCTGACTCCCACGCTGAAGGCCAAGCGGCCCGAGCTGAAGGAGTTCTTCAAGGAGAAGATCGACCAGCTCTACGACAGCATCTCCATGTGA
- the acsl6 gene encoding long-chain-fatty-acid--CoA ligase 6 isoform X2, which produces MEKMQAQEMMSGLRIPDMEDLGQFFRSLPTTTLVGIGALTAVLAYWLATRPRPIQAPCSLLHQSEEVPQEDGGRRSMIGDSSKLLSHYHDDARTMYEVFQRGLHISGDGPCLGSRLPDQPYKWISYKEVTARAEYLGSGLLHQGCRPDPSQFIGVFAQNRPEWIISELACYTYSMVVVPLYDTLGPDAIRFIINTADISTVICDKVDKAQVLLDNVERKETPGLRRIILMDGFESDLVRRGEGCGVLVQAMQEVEALGRDHCRTPVPPAPDDLSIVCFTSGTTGNPKGVMLTHGNVVADFSGFLRVTDKVIFPNKDDCLISFLPLAHMFERLIESVVYCHGGRIGFYQGDIRLLPDDMKALRPTIFPVVPRLLNRMYDKIFSQANTPLKRWLLNFAARRKGAEVSSGIIRSDSVWDKIFFSKIQASLGGRLRMIVTGAAPTSPSVLGFLRAALGCQVYEAYGQTECTAGCTFTTPGDWTPGHVGAPLPCNLIKLVDVPEKNYFASKGEGEVCVKGPNVFKGYLKDPERTAETLDAAGWLHTGDIGKWLPTGTLKIIDRKKHIFKLAQGEYISPEKIENIYIRSEPVAQLYVHGDSLKSCLVGIVVPDPEVMPEWAKKKGIFGTYKDLCKNTELKKAVLEDLVRLGKTSGLHSFEQVKNIYIHSEMFSILNGLLTPTLKAKRPELKEFFKEKIDQLYDSISM; this is translated from the exons ATGGAGAAGATGCAGGCCCAGGAGATGATGAGCGGCCTGAGGATACCAGACATGGAGGACCTGGGGCAGTTCTTCCGCTCCCTGCCGACCACCACGCTGGTGGGCATCGGCGCTCTGACCGCCGTGCTGGCGTACTGGTTGGCCACCAGGCCGCGGCCCATCCAGGCCCCCTGCTCCCTGCTGCACCAGTCCGAGGAGGTCCCG CAGGAGGACGGAGGTCGCCGCTCCATGATTGGCGACAGCTCCAAGCTGCTGAGTCATTACCACGACGACGCCAGGACCATGTACGAGGTCTTCCAGAGGGGCCTCCACATATCTG GGGACGGGCCGTGCCTGGGCTCCCGCCTCCCCGACCAGCCGTACAAATGGATCTCCTACAAAGAG GTGACGGCCCGCGCCGAGTACCTGGGCTCCGGCCTGCTGCATCAGGGCTGCCGGCCCGACCCCTCCCAGTTCATCGGGGTGTTCGCCCAGAACCGGCCCGAG TGGATCATCTCAGAGCTGGCCTGCTACACCTACTCCATGGTGGTGGTTCCGCTGTACGACACGCTGGGCCCCGACGCCATCCGGTTCATCATTAACaccg CCGACATCTCCACGGTCATCTGCGACAAAGTGGACAAAGCCCAGGTGCTCCTGGACAACGTGGAGCGCAAGGAGACGCCCGGCCTGCGACGCATCATCCTGATGGACGGCTTCGAGTCCGACCTCGTGCGGCGCGGCGAGGGCTGCGGCGTCCTGGTGCAGGCCATGCAGGAAGTGGAG GCCCTGGGGAGGGACCACTGCAGAACGCCTGTA CCGCCAGCACCGGACGACCTGTCCATCGTGTGTTTCACCAGTGGGACCACAG ggaacccaaaggGAGTGATGCTGACTCACGGCAACGTGGTGGCAGATTTCTCGGGCTTCCTCAGAGTGACAGAC AAAGTCATTTTTCCCAACAAAGACGACTGTCTCATCTCCTTCCTGCCGCTGGCTCACATGTTCGAGAGGCTCATCGAG tcgGTGGTCTACTGCCACGGGGGACGGATCGGGTTCTATCAGGGCGACATCCGTCTCCTCCCGGACGACATGAAGGCCCTGCGGCCGACCATCTTCCCCGTGGTGCCGCGGCTGCTCAACCGCATGTACGACAAG ATCTTCAGCCAGGCCAACACCCCCCTGAAGCGCTGGCTGCTCAACTTCGCCGCCAGGAGAAAAGGCGCCGAGGTCAGCAGCGGGATCATCCGCAGCGACAGCGTCTGGGACAAAATCTTCTTCAGTAAGATTCAG GCCAGCCTCGGAGGACGACTCCGGATGATTGTAACGGGGGCGGCTCCGACCTCGCCGAGTGTCCTGGGATTTCTCAGAGCAGCTCTGGGATGCcag gtttATGAGGCGTACGGCCAGACAGAGTGCACAGCTGGCTGCACCTTCACCACACCTGGAGACTGGACCCCAG GTCACGTGGGGGCCCCGCTGCCGTGCAACCTCATCAAACTGGTGGATGTTCCTGAGAAGAACTACTTTGCCTccaagggagagggagag GTCTGTGTGAAGGGGCCGAACGTGTTCAAGGGATACCTCAAAGACCCGGAGAGGACGGCCGAGACGCTGGACGCGGCCGGCTGGCTTCACACCGGAGACATCGGCAAATGGCTGCCC ACTGGCACGCTGAAGATCATCGACAGGAAGAAGCACATCTTCAAGCTGGCGCAGGGCGAGTACATCTCCCCCGAGAAGATCGAGAACATCTACATCAGGAGCGAGCCCGTGGCGCAGCTCTACGTCCACGGGGACAGCCTGAAG TCCTGTCTGGTGGGCATCGTGGTCCCCGACCCTGAAGTCATGCCTGAGTGGGCCAAGAAGAAAGGCATCTTCGGCACCTACAAGGACCTCTGTAAAAACACG GAACTGAAGAAGGCCGTCCTGGAAGATCTGGTGCGTCTGGGCAAAACCAGCGGCCTCCACTCGTTTGAGCAG GTGAAGAACATCTACATCCACAGCGAGATGTTCTCCATCCTGAACGGCCTCCTGACTCCCACGCTGAAGGCCAAGCGGCCCGAGCTGAAGGAGTTCTTCAAGGAGAAGATCGACCAGCTCTACGACAGCATCTCCATGTGA
- the LOC120822733 gene encoding uncharacterized protein LOC120822733 isoform X3, whose amino-acid sequence MGPRRYRGKRGGGGHGQRDTPLKAPLGTRVRSRRLVHQQRYETLPEEPEMEEMDLPEVASIKLVPSRSIRQKLEGEALRAPQTSAQPDSPAGLQRTPEASEPGHMTPPNPTVTLGSITSSGTESDPTVSCDEEEEEEEEELSVTPSSSLPSPELLRAGGCAEAMRSFKEELLGLHLHVKNSTLLDVSHAESIRMHHSPNLSHILGTSTIQAEKNGEINREPDAESNIHADPFKSEWKTPPKAGESPVCPSREDAMDDIGDRILLPGPTSRRPIMYKKKVSFKVPVTAEAPEPKLSAREDAERPASDATFFDFKDAADRNAFFEGLRTRCEELRRAPLFPLTALEWTEAPSM is encoded by the exons ATGGGTCCGCGCCGGTACCGGGGGAAGCGCGGCGGGGGGGGCCACGGGCAACGGGACACCCCGCTGAAAGCCCCGCTGGGCACGCGAGTCA GGAGCAGGAGACTTGTGCACCAGCAGCGTTATGAAACACTTCCAGAGGAGCccgagatggaggagatggaccTTCCAGAGGTT GCGAGCATCAAGCTCGTCCCCTCCAGGTCGATTCGGCAGAAGCTCGAAGGCGAAGCCCTCAGAGCTCCTCAAACATCCGCACAGCCAGACTCACCTGCAGGTCTCCAGAGGACCCCCGAGGCCTCTGAACCGGGTCACATGACCCCGCCAAACCCGACAGTGACTCTGGGAAGCATCACATCGTCTGGGACGGAGTCGGACCCAACGGTCAgctgtgatgaggaggaggaggaggaggaggaagagttgtCTGTAACCCCCAGCAGCAGTCTTCCCtccccagagctcctgagagcaGGCGGCTGTG CAGAAGCGATGAGGTCCTTtaaggaggagctgctgggtcTCCATCTTCACGTAAAAAACTCCACCCTGCTGGATGTGAGCCATGCTGAGAGCATCCGCATGCATCACTCCCCCAACCTCTCCCACATCCTCG GAACCTCTACGATTCAAGCTGAAAAGAACGGTGAGATCAA CAGAGAACCTGATGCAGAGAGCAACATACACGCAGACCCATTTAAATCAG AGTGGAAAACCCCTCCAAAAGCAGGAGAGTCACCCGTCTGTCCATCCCGTGAAGACGCCATGGACGACATTGGAGACAGAATTCTGCTCCCTGGGCCCACCAGCAGAAGGCCCATCATGTACAAGAAGAAGGTCTCATTCAAGGTCCCCGTGACGGCTGAGGCCCCCGAGCCAAAACTGAGCGCCCGAGAAGACGCAGAGCGACCGGCGTCCGACGCCACGTTCTTTGACTTCAAGGACGCCGCCGACAGGAACGCCTTCTTTGAGGGGCTGAGGACGAGGTGTGAGGAGCTAAGACGTGCTCCGCTGTTTCCCCTCACGGCCCTCGAATGGACGGAGGCCCCCAGTATGTGA
- the LOC120822733 gene encoding uncharacterized protein LOC120822733 isoform X2, producing MGPRRYRGKRGGGGHGQRDTPLKAPLGTRVRSRRLVHQQRYETLPEEPEMEEMDLPEVASIKLVPSRSIRQKLEGEALRAPQTSAQPDSPAGLQRTPEASEPGHMTPPNPTVTLGSITSSGTESDPTVSCDEEEEEEEEELSVTPSSSLPSPELLRAGGCEAMRSFKEELLGLHLHVKNSTLLDVSHAESIRMHHSPNLSHILGTSTIQAEKNGEINKSREPDAESNIHADPFKSEWKTPPKAGESPVCPSREDAMDDIGDRILLPGPTSRRPIMYKKKVSFKVPVTAEAPEPKLSAREDAERPASDATFFDFKDAADRNAFFEGLRTRCEELRRAPLFPLTALEWTEAPSM from the exons ATGGGTCCGCGCCGGTACCGGGGGAAGCGCGGCGGGGGGGGCCACGGGCAACGGGACACCCCGCTGAAAGCCCCGCTGGGCACGCGAGTCA GGAGCAGGAGACTTGTGCACCAGCAGCGTTATGAAACACTTCCAGAGGAGCccgagatggaggagatggaccTTCCAGAGGTT GCGAGCATCAAGCTCGTCCCCTCCAGGTCGATTCGGCAGAAGCTCGAAGGCGAAGCCCTCAGAGCTCCTCAAACATCCGCACAGCCAGACTCACCTGCAGGTCTCCAGAGGACCCCCGAGGCCTCTGAACCGGGTCACATGACCCCGCCAAACCCGACAGTGACTCTGGGAAGCATCACATCGTCTGGGACGGAGTCGGACCCAACGGTCAgctgtgatgaggaggaggaggaggaggaggaagagttgtCTGTAACCCCCAGCAGCAGTCTTCCCtccccagagctcctgagagcaGGCGGCTGTG AAGCGATGAGGTCCTTtaaggaggagctgctgggtcTCCATCTTCACGTAAAAAACTCCACCCTGCTGGATGTGAGCCATGCTGAGAGCATCCGCATGCATCACTCCCCCAACCTCTCCCACATCCTCG GAACCTCTACGATTCAAGCTGAAAAGAACGGTGAGATCAA CAAAAGCAGAGAACCTGATGCAGAGAGCAACATACACGCAGACCCATTTAAATCAG AGTGGAAAACCCCTCCAAAAGCAGGAGAGTCACCCGTCTGTCCATCCCGTGAAGACGCCATGGACGACATTGGAGACAGAATTCTGCTCCCTGGGCCCACCAGCAGAAGGCCCATCATGTACAAGAAGAAGGTCTCATTCAAGGTCCCCGTGACGGCTGAGGCCCCCGAGCCAAAACTGAGCGCCCGAGAAGACGCAGAGCGACCGGCGTCCGACGCCACGTTCTTTGACTTCAAGGACGCCGCCGACAGGAACGCCTTCTTTGAGGGGCTGAGGACGAGGTGTGAGGAGCTAAGACGTGCTCCGCTGTTTCCCCTCACGGCCCTCGAATGGACGGAGGCCCCCAGTATGTGA
- the LOC120822733 gene encoding uncharacterized protein LOC120822733 isoform X4 yields the protein MGPRRYRGKRGGGGHGQRDTPLKAPLGTRVRSRRLVHQQRYETLPEEPEMEEMDLPEVASIKLVPSRSIRQKLEGEALRAPQTSAQPDSPAGLQRTPEASEPGHMTPPNPTVTLGSITSSGTESDPTVSCDEEEEEEEEELSVTPSSSLPSPELLRAGGCEAMRSFKEELLGLHLHVKNSTLLDVSHAESIRMHHSPNLSHILGTSTIQAEKNGEINREPDAESNIHADPFKSEWKTPPKAGESPVCPSREDAMDDIGDRILLPGPTSRRPIMYKKKVSFKVPVTAEAPEPKLSAREDAERPASDATFFDFKDAADRNAFFEGLRTRCEELRRAPLFPLTALEWTEAPSM from the exons ATGGGTCCGCGCCGGTACCGGGGGAAGCGCGGCGGGGGGGGCCACGGGCAACGGGACACCCCGCTGAAAGCCCCGCTGGGCACGCGAGTCA GGAGCAGGAGACTTGTGCACCAGCAGCGTTATGAAACACTTCCAGAGGAGCccgagatggaggagatggaccTTCCAGAGGTT GCGAGCATCAAGCTCGTCCCCTCCAGGTCGATTCGGCAGAAGCTCGAAGGCGAAGCCCTCAGAGCTCCTCAAACATCCGCACAGCCAGACTCACCTGCAGGTCTCCAGAGGACCCCCGAGGCCTCTGAACCGGGTCACATGACCCCGCCAAACCCGACAGTGACTCTGGGAAGCATCACATCGTCTGGGACGGAGTCGGACCCAACGGTCAgctgtgatgaggaggaggaggaggaggaggaagagttgtCTGTAACCCCCAGCAGCAGTCTTCCCtccccagagctcctgagagcaGGCGGCTGTG AAGCGATGAGGTCCTTtaaggaggagctgctgggtcTCCATCTTCACGTAAAAAACTCCACCCTGCTGGATGTGAGCCATGCTGAGAGCATCCGCATGCATCACTCCCCCAACCTCTCCCACATCCTCG GAACCTCTACGATTCAAGCTGAAAAGAACGGTGAGATCAA CAGAGAACCTGATGCAGAGAGCAACATACACGCAGACCCATTTAAATCAG AGTGGAAAACCCCTCCAAAAGCAGGAGAGTCACCCGTCTGTCCATCCCGTGAAGACGCCATGGACGACATTGGAGACAGAATTCTGCTCCCTGGGCCCACCAGCAGAAGGCCCATCATGTACAAGAAGAAGGTCTCATTCAAGGTCCCCGTGACGGCTGAGGCCCCCGAGCCAAAACTGAGCGCCCGAGAAGACGCAGAGCGACCGGCGTCCGACGCCACGTTCTTTGACTTCAAGGACGCCGCCGACAGGAACGCCTTCTTTGAGGGGCTGAGGACGAGGTGTGAGGAGCTAAGACGTGCTCCGCTGTTTCCCCTCACGGCCCTCGAATGGACGGAGGCCCCCAGTATGTGA
- the LOC120822733 gene encoding uncharacterized protein LOC120822733 isoform X1, whose amino-acid sequence MGPRRYRGKRGGGGHGQRDTPLKAPLGTRVRSRRLVHQQRYETLPEEPEMEEMDLPEVASIKLVPSRSIRQKLEGEALRAPQTSAQPDSPAGLQRTPEASEPGHMTPPNPTVTLGSITSSGTESDPTVSCDEEEEEEEEELSVTPSSSLPSPELLRAGGCAEAMRSFKEELLGLHLHVKNSTLLDVSHAESIRMHHSPNLSHILGTSTIQAEKNGEINKSREPDAESNIHADPFKSEWKTPPKAGESPVCPSREDAMDDIGDRILLPGPTSRRPIMYKKKVSFKVPVTAEAPEPKLSAREDAERPASDATFFDFKDAADRNAFFEGLRTRCEELRRAPLFPLTALEWTEAPSM is encoded by the exons ATGGGTCCGCGCCGGTACCGGGGGAAGCGCGGCGGGGGGGGCCACGGGCAACGGGACACCCCGCTGAAAGCCCCGCTGGGCACGCGAGTCA GGAGCAGGAGACTTGTGCACCAGCAGCGTTATGAAACACTTCCAGAGGAGCccgagatggaggagatggaccTTCCAGAGGTT GCGAGCATCAAGCTCGTCCCCTCCAGGTCGATTCGGCAGAAGCTCGAAGGCGAAGCCCTCAGAGCTCCTCAAACATCCGCACAGCCAGACTCACCTGCAGGTCTCCAGAGGACCCCCGAGGCCTCTGAACCGGGTCACATGACCCCGCCAAACCCGACAGTGACTCTGGGAAGCATCACATCGTCTGGGACGGAGTCGGACCCAACGGTCAgctgtgatgaggaggaggaggaggaggaggaagagttgtCTGTAACCCCCAGCAGCAGTCTTCCCtccccagagctcctgagagcaGGCGGCTGTG CAGAAGCGATGAGGTCCTTtaaggaggagctgctgggtcTCCATCTTCACGTAAAAAACTCCACCCTGCTGGATGTGAGCCATGCTGAGAGCATCCGCATGCATCACTCCCCCAACCTCTCCCACATCCTCG GAACCTCTACGATTCAAGCTGAAAAGAACGGTGAGATCAA CAAAAGCAGAGAACCTGATGCAGAGAGCAACATACACGCAGACCCATTTAAATCAG AGTGGAAAACCCCTCCAAAAGCAGGAGAGTCACCCGTCTGTCCATCCCGTGAAGACGCCATGGACGACATTGGAGACAGAATTCTGCTCCCTGGGCCCACCAGCAGAAGGCCCATCATGTACAAGAAGAAGGTCTCATTCAAGGTCCCCGTGACGGCTGAGGCCCCCGAGCCAAAACTGAGCGCCCGAGAAGACGCAGAGCGACCGGCGTCCGACGCCACGTTCTTTGACTTCAAGGACGCCGCCGACAGGAACGCCTTCTTTGAGGGGCTGAGGACGAGGTGTGAGGAGCTAAGACGTGCTCCGCTGTTTCCCCTCACGGCCCTCGAATGGACGGAGGCCCCCAGTATGTGA